From the genome of Amycolatopsis sp. NBC_01488, one region includes:
- a CDS encoding TIGR03084 family metal-binding protein has product MTDTTAVLADLTAEAAEVDALVAGLTEAEWETPTPAPGWRVREQIAHLTFILRIAGLAAAQPEVFVAMTKSLTGGLDVAVDAALKEFEHDPAEVLLTKWRADRDTAIKALAAVPGDQLVPWLVRPLPPYVLACAGMMELFGHGQDIADALGVRRVRTGRLRHLVGFAVRVRDFGYEAHQLTPPDTDFRFEITGPSGELWTFGPEDSPERITGGAEDFCLLVTRRRHRDDLGLRAEGALADRWLDIAQAYRGPAGDGRRAGQFGD; this is encoded by the coding sequence GTGACTGACACGACAGCGGTGCTCGCCGACCTGACCGCGGAGGCCGCCGAGGTCGACGCGCTCGTGGCCGGCCTCACCGAAGCGGAATGGGAGACGCCCACGCCCGCACCGGGCTGGCGGGTCCGCGAGCAGATCGCCCACCTCACCTTCATCCTGCGCATCGCCGGCCTGGCCGCGGCCCAGCCGGAGGTCTTCGTCGCCATGACGAAGTCGCTCACCGGCGGCCTCGACGTCGCCGTCGACGCGGCGCTGAAGGAGTTCGAACACGACCCGGCGGAAGTGCTGCTGACGAAGTGGCGGGCCGATCGCGACACCGCGATCAAGGCGCTCGCCGCGGTGCCGGGCGACCAGCTCGTGCCGTGGCTGGTGCGGCCGCTGCCGCCGTACGTGCTCGCGTGCGCCGGGATGATGGAGCTGTTCGGGCACGGCCAGGACATCGCCGACGCGCTCGGCGTGCGCCGGGTGCGCACCGGGCGGCTGCGCCACCTCGTGGGCTTCGCCGTCCGCGTCCGGGACTTCGGCTACGAAGCGCACCAGCTGACGCCGCCGGACACCGACTTCCGGTTCGAGATCACCGGGCCGTCGGGCGAGCTGTGGACCTTCGGGCCCGAGGACTCGCCCGAACGGATCACCGGCGGCGCGGAGGACTTCTGCCTGCTGGTCACCCGCCGCCGGCACCGCGACGACCTCGGCCTGCGGGCCGAGGGTGCGCTGGCCGATCGGTGGCTGGACATCGCGCAGGCGTACCGGGGTCCGGCGGGCGACGGCCGGCGGGCGGGCCAGTTCGGCGACTGA
- a CDS encoding DUF5987 family protein: MAGEEEVQVLTLEAYADTIVPGEKRFPEDRSVAGAAPGPGAVEAGALDLLNHDATGVTAGLPYLVQSLNDHAKAYAGEVELELDLDLPPFVALPYEHRRALVTRLTKPGHPEKEGWVSLALFCNMAYDTAPHRHTAEALAAGHPGLLALGYRLPDADGLWRFPKFSYGRKLAELHPDTTPSGSPA; the protein is encoded by the coding sequence GTGGCCGGCGAAGAGGAAGTCCAGGTGCTGACCCTGGAGGCGTACGCCGACACGATCGTGCCGGGCGAGAAGCGGTTCCCGGAGGACCGCTCGGTGGCGGGTGCCGCCCCGGGCCCCGGTGCGGTGGAGGCGGGTGCGCTGGATCTGCTGAACCACGACGCTACCGGCGTCACCGCCGGCCTGCCGTACCTGGTGCAGTCGCTCAACGACCACGCGAAGGCGTACGCGGGGGAGGTCGAGCTGGAGCTGGACCTCGACCTCCCGCCGTTCGTCGCGTTGCCGTACGAGCACCGGCGGGCCCTGGTGACCCGGCTGACGAAGCCGGGGCACCCGGAGAAGGAGGGCTGGGTCAGCCTGGCGCTGTTCTGCAACATGGCCTACGACACCGCCCCGCACCGGCACACCGCCGAGGCGCTGGCGGCCGGGCACCCGGGCCTGCTCGCGCTGGGCTACCGGCTGCCGGACGCCGACGGCCTGTGGCGGTTCCCCAAGTTCTCCTACGGCCGCAAGCTGGCCGAACTGCATCCCGACACCACACCTTCGGGGAGTCCCGCATGA
- a CDS encoding GMC family oxidoreductase, whose product MSAIEKTDVVIVGSGFGGSIPAYHLAAGGAKVVVLERGPWLAADDFEHDYLLGSSYTRVFDFVAGDGMSVLGGNCVGGGSVVYFAAMPRAPKFVFDRHGSIGRRMWPAEISRDSLEPWYDRVDESIPVSKQDWTDVSYAGGLWAAACNHSGRTANPAPVAVDNDRCTNCNFQMAGCRFDAKRSMLTNYLPAALAHGAQIRPLHEVERLERTEDGGYRVHFDLIDEVDYRIHNGSGVIEAKVVIIAAGAGATPVILQRSESALGKMPHGVGRYFSGNGERLNTAIIDEDRVREVLGLSREDGAVYAANHIGKGPTVANWDKLDGSLPEYERYSLEQLYFPPGLGTILAQAPGGEEPRWFGAEKKEILKQWANWLTIFLMTEDDNEGVFGTPPPTGNAYRISQQMLGRGPLRYEPTANTRRGWALADADCKAIIEKDGLAKVSPWTNDVVGAYTVHPLASCRIGDDPETSALHPSHELRDHAGIFVTDSASVPGALTVNPAMTIAALAERAVPGIVRALNERGVDVRYGAPAPDGSITGRRAVSKLDLVAGS is encoded by the coding sequence ATGAGCGCGATCGAGAAGACCGACGTCGTCATCGTCGGCAGCGGCTTCGGCGGGTCGATCCCGGCCTACCACCTCGCCGCGGGCGGCGCCAAGGTGGTCGTGCTCGAGCGCGGGCCGTGGCTGGCCGCGGACGACTTCGAGCACGACTACCTGCTCGGGTCGTCCTACACGCGGGTGTTCGACTTCGTCGCCGGCGACGGGATGAGCGTGCTCGGCGGCAACTGCGTCGGCGGCGGGAGCGTGGTGTACTTCGCCGCGATGCCGCGGGCGCCGAAGTTCGTCTTCGACCGCCACGGCAGCATCGGCCGCCGCATGTGGCCGGCCGAGATCAGCCGGGACTCCCTGGAACCGTGGTACGACCGGGTCGACGAGTCGATCCCGGTGTCCAAGCAGGACTGGACCGACGTCTCCTACGCGGGCGGGCTGTGGGCCGCGGCCTGCAACCACTCAGGGCGCACGGCGAACCCGGCGCCGGTGGCGGTGGACAACGACCGGTGCACCAACTGCAACTTCCAGATGGCGGGCTGCCGGTTCGACGCGAAGCGCTCGATGCTGACGAACTACCTGCCCGCCGCGCTGGCGCACGGTGCGCAGATCCGGCCGCTGCACGAGGTGGAACGGCTCGAGCGCACGGAGGACGGCGGCTACCGGGTCCACTTCGACCTGATCGACGAGGTGGACTACCGCATCCACAACGGATCCGGCGTGATCGAGGCGAAGGTCGTCATCATCGCCGCGGGCGCCGGCGCGACGCCGGTCATCCTGCAGCGCTCCGAATCCGCGCTGGGCAAGATGCCGCACGGCGTCGGCCGGTACTTCTCCGGCAACGGCGAACGGCTGAACACCGCGATCATCGACGAGGACCGCGTGCGCGAGGTGCTCGGACTGTCCCGTGAGGACGGTGCGGTGTACGCGGCCAACCACATCGGCAAGGGCCCGACGGTGGCGAACTGGGACAAGCTCGACGGTTCCCTGCCCGAGTACGAGCGGTACTCGCTGGAGCAGCTGTACTTCCCGCCCGGGCTCGGCACCATCCTCGCGCAGGCGCCCGGCGGCGAAGAGCCGCGGTGGTTCGGCGCGGAGAAGAAGGAAATCCTCAAGCAGTGGGCCAACTGGCTCACCATCTTCCTGATGACCGAGGACGACAACGAAGGCGTCTTCGGCACCCCGCCGCCCACCGGCAACGCCTACCGCATCTCGCAGCAGATGCTCGGCCGCGGGCCGCTGCGCTACGAGCCGACGGCGAACACCCGGCGCGGCTGGGCGCTGGCGGACGCGGACTGCAAGGCGATCATCGAGAAGGACGGCCTGGCGAAGGTCTCGCCGTGGACCAACGACGTCGTCGGCGCGTACACCGTGCACCCGCTGGCCTCCTGCCGCATCGGGGACGACCCGGAGACCTCCGCGCTGCACCCCAGTCACGAACTGCGGGACCACGCGGGGATCTTCGTCACCGACAGCGCGTCGGTGCCCGGCGCCCTGACGGTGAACCCCGCCATGACGATCGCGGCGCTGGCCGAGCGGGCCGTCCCGGGCATCGTCCGCGCGCTGAACGAGCGCGGGGTCGACGTCCGGTACGGCGCCCCGGCGCCCGACGGGTCGATCACCGGCCGTCGGGCCGTTTCGAAGCTGGACCTGGTGGCGGGCAGCTGA
- a CDS encoding enediyne biosynthesis protein produces the protein MATPITTKVDSAPPKRTNKVITALRRFAISITIFNILGYTVLGFEQPWLYPFLAVGTAYTTEILLEIINAKVTKRPVRFRGNGFRGLVEFLFPAHISGLALNMLTYVNDHVWAMIFGVVVAVGAKWVLQAPVYGRMRHYMNPSNFGITIMLLVFPWVNMTPPYHFSEKVDTWVGWLIVAVILISGTVLNSLLTGRMWLIAGWLSFFVVQAFLRGALFGTAIPGALAMGTGIAFVLYTNYMVTDPGTSPSKPFSQFAFGAGVALMYGFFTASHIAYGLFFATASVCLIRGLFLWGLHFSNQARIKFEAEQAAQKATLAVAPPAQAGDEKPLAA, from the coding sequence ATGGCGACGCCCATAACGACCAAAGTGGACAGTGCCCCGCCGAAGCGGACCAACAAGGTCATCACGGCCCTGCGCCGCTTCGCCATCTCGATCACGATCTTCAACATCCTCGGCTACACCGTGCTCGGTTTCGAGCAGCCGTGGCTGTACCCCTTCCTCGCCGTGGGGACCGCGTACACCACGGAGATCCTGCTGGAGATCATCAACGCGAAGGTCACCAAGCGGCCGGTCCGCTTCCGCGGCAACGGGTTCCGGGGACTGGTGGAGTTCCTGTTCCCGGCGCACATCAGCGGCCTGGCGCTGAACATGCTGACCTACGTCAACGACCACGTCTGGGCGATGATCTTCGGGGTCGTCGTCGCGGTCGGCGCCAAGTGGGTGCTGCAGGCGCCGGTGTACGGCCGGATGCGGCACTACATGAACCCGTCGAACTTCGGCATCACGATCATGCTGCTGGTGTTCCCGTGGGTCAACATGACGCCGCCGTACCACTTCTCGGAGAAGGTCGACACCTGGGTCGGCTGGCTGATCGTCGCGGTCATCCTGATCTCGGGCACGGTGCTCAACTCGCTGCTGACCGGGCGGATGTGGCTGATCGCGGGCTGGCTGTCGTTCTTCGTCGTCCAGGCGTTCCTGCGCGGGGCGCTGTTCGGTACAGCCATCCCCGGGGCGCTGGCGATGGGCACTGGGATCGCGTTCGTGCTCTACACGAACTACATGGTGACCGACCCGGGCACATCGCCGTCGAAGCCGTTCTCGCAGTTCGCCTTCGGGGCGGGGGTCGCGCTGATGTACGGGTTCTTCACCGCCTCGCACATCGCCTACGGGCTGTTCTTCGCCACCGCGAGCGTGTGCCTGATCCGCGGGCTGTTCCTGTGGGGCCTGCACTTCTCGAACCAGGCGCGGATCAAGTTCGAGGCCGAGCAGGCCGCGCAGAAGGCGACGCTCGCCGTGGCACCGCCCGCCCAGGCCGGCGACGAGAAGCCGCTCGCGGCGTGA
- a CDS encoding CRTAC1 family protein produces the protein MTATLRWLRRQLAGLVAIALVLTLFFVARLPSVSAAEQDQLAAKFHFTPMTIALPAAAKSQNVRTLNKQYEHISAWMSSTGAAIAMNDLDGDGLANDICLVDPRSDQVVVTPTPGKGQERYAPFALDPAPLPTWDYMAPMGCVPGDFNQDGRMDLLVYYWGRTPILFLQKAGATKLDASAYEPVELVPGNKRGPDGKYNGPLWNSNAATIGDFDGDGHVDVFVGNYFPDSRVLDPNADGGITMNQSMSHAKNGGGKYIYRWTGGTAGAHPTATFADASDAIPPDDRSGWTLGASATDIDADGLPELYIANDFGHDHLLYNKSTPGHVAFGEVTGVRGITDPKSKVLGNDSFKGMGVDFGDFNHDGLYDIFVSNITTSWGVEESNLQFVNTAKDTADLRKQLQAGVAPFHDESGQTGTAWSGWGWDPKIEDFNNSGDVQIAQATGFIKGQVNRWPQLQELAVANDGMTSNPFWWPNARPGDDLAGDQTLHFFVKRSDGTYVDLAPKLGLAVPVPTRGIGVGDADGDGLPEFAVARQWEQPVFYHNDSPKTGKFLQLKLSTDAPVAPGPLPSAGSPAIGAEATVTTADGKKYVGRVDGSSGHSGRRSFDVQIGLGENVAGPLAVHLQWRDRTGQLRTQDLKLAPGCHTFQLGTQAKEEM, from the coding sequence ATGACCGCGACCTTGCGCTGGCTGCGCCGGCAGCTGGCCGGCCTCGTGGCGATCGCGTTGGTGCTGACGCTGTTCTTCGTCGCGCGCCTCCCGAGCGTCTCGGCTGCCGAGCAGGACCAGCTGGCCGCCAAGTTCCATTTCACCCCGATGACGATCGCGTTGCCGGCGGCGGCGAAGTCGCAGAACGTCCGCACGCTGAACAAGCAGTACGAGCACATCTCGGCGTGGATGTCCTCGACCGGCGCCGCGATCGCGATGAACGACCTCGACGGCGACGGCCTGGCCAACGACATCTGCCTGGTCGACCCGCGCAGCGACCAGGTCGTCGTGACCCCGACGCCGGGCAAGGGGCAGGAGCGCTACGCCCCGTTCGCGCTCGACCCGGCCCCACTGCCGACGTGGGACTACATGGCCCCGATGGGCTGTGTCCCCGGCGACTTCAACCAAGACGGCCGGATGGACCTTCTGGTCTACTACTGGGGCCGCACGCCAATCCTGTTCCTGCAGAAGGCCGGCGCCACCAAGCTTGATGCGTCGGCCTACGAGCCGGTCGAGCTCGTGCCGGGCAACAAGCGTGGCCCGGACGGCAAGTACAACGGCCCGCTGTGGAACAGCAACGCGGCCACCATCGGCGACTTCGACGGCGACGGTCATGTCGACGTCTTCGTCGGCAACTACTTCCCGGACAGCCGGGTCCTCGACCCGAATGCCGACGGCGGCATCACGATGAACCAGTCGATGTCGCACGCGAAGAACGGCGGCGGCAAGTACATCTACCGCTGGACCGGCGGCACCGCGGGGGCGCACCCGACCGCGACCTTCGCGGACGCTTCGGACGCGATCCCGCCGGACGACCGGTCCGGCTGGACGCTGGGCGCGAGCGCCACCGACATCGACGCCGACGGCCTGCCCGAGCTCTACATCGCCAACGACTTCGGGCACGACCACCTGCTCTACAACAAGTCCACGCCGGGTCACGTCGCCTTCGGCGAGGTCACCGGCGTCCGCGGGATCACCGACCCGAAGTCGAAGGTGCTCGGCAACGACTCCTTCAAGGGCATGGGCGTCGACTTCGGCGACTTCAACCACGACGGGCTCTACGACATCTTCGTCAGCAACATCACGACGTCGTGGGGTGTCGAGGAGTCGAACCTCCAGTTCGTCAACACCGCCAAGGACACCGCGGACCTGCGCAAGCAGCTGCAGGCCGGCGTGGCCCCGTTCCACGACGAAAGCGGACAAACCGGGACGGCGTGGTCCGGCTGGGGCTGGGACCCGAAGATCGAGGACTTCAACAACAGCGGTGACGTCCAGATCGCGCAGGCGACCGGGTTCATCAAGGGCCAGGTCAACCGCTGGCCGCAGCTGCAGGAGCTGGCCGTGGCCAACGACGGCATGACGTCCAACCCGTTCTGGTGGCCCAACGCCCGGCCCGGGGACGACCTCGCCGGTGACCAGACGCTGCACTTCTTCGTGAAGCGCTCGGACGGCACCTACGTCGACCTCGCGCCGAAGCTCGGCCTGGCCGTCCCGGTGCCCACCCGCGGCATCGGCGTCGGCGACGCGGACGGTGACGGCCTGCCCGAGTTCGCCGTCGCGCGGCAGTGGGAGCAGCCGGTCTTCTACCACAACGACAGCCCGAAGACGGGCAAGTTCCTGCAGCTGAAGCTGAGCACCGATGCCCCCGTGGCGCCGGGGCCGCTGCCGTCGGCCGGCTCGCCGGCGATCGGCGCCGAGGCCACCGTGACCACCGCGGACGGCAAGAAGTACGTGGGCCGCGTCGACGGCAGCAGCGGGCACTCCGGCCGCCGCAGCTTCGACGTCCAGATCGGCCTCGGCGAGAACGTCGCCGGTCCGCTGGCGGTGCACCTGCAGTGGCGGGACCGCACCGGGCAGCTGCGCACCCAGGACCTGAAGCTCGCGCCGGGCTGCCACACGTTCCAGCTCGGTACCCAGGCGAAGGAAGAGATGTGA